The nucleotide window CGACGTAGCAGGTGGAAGTACTGGGCTGGCGTGCTCGGGTACGTGATCTCCCAGTTGATGCGGTGCGCCCGCTCCTCCTTGCTGTACGCGGGCGTCGTCACGTCCTCGCTGCTCATCTGCAGGAAACGCTCGAGGcgcccgctgctgtgctcggCGCCCTTTCCGTCGTACccgtgcggcagcgtcacgaCGCACGACTGCTGTTGGTTCCATTTGGACTCGCCAGCGCTCAGAAACTGGTCAAACACGATAGTGGCGCCGTTCGCGAAGTCGCCGTACTGAGCCTCCCAGATGACCAGCGAGGTGGGGTCGTAGAGCGAGTAGCCGGCAGCGTAGCCGAGCATGCCATACTCGCTAAGTGGGCTGTTATTGATTATCATTTTCCCCTGCATGTCGCTCATGTGCGCCAGCGGGATGTAGGAGCGCACTTGACTCTGGTCATGGACGACagcgtggcgctgcgcaaacGTGCCGCGCTCGACATCCTCGCCAGTGACACGGACATGATGcccctccagcagcagcgacccaAACGCTAACGCCTCAGCGGTGCCCCACTCGATGCCCTCGCCGGTTTCAATTGTCGCGTTGCGGCGGTCCAGCACCGTCTTCAGCTTCGGGTGCAGCTGGAAACCCTCCGGGTACGTCTTGAGCGCTTTCAAGACCTTGTTCACAGTCTCATGCGTGATGGCGGtgggctgctgcgtcacacTGCCGAGCTCATCGGAGTACTTCATGTTCTTCCACTTGGCAGGGATGCTCGCCTTCAGGTACTCGGCGTAGTTCAcatgcgcggcggcgtcctgGTAGCTACCGTAGCGTGCTTTTTCGTCGATCGCCTTCTGCGTcacctgctgcggcgtcaCGACCCCTTGGGCGATGAGCGCGTCGGAGTACCGCTGGAACACATCGGGCATCGCCCGCACGCGCTCGTACATGAGTGGCTGGGTGATGCTCGGGTCGTCATTTTCGTTGTGGCCGAAGCGACGGTAACACACGAGGTCAATGACGACAGACTTGCTGAACCGCGCCCGATACTCAGCTGCAAACTCGAACACGCGGACCACCTCTTCGGGGTAGTCACCATTGACGTGAAGGATCGGGCAGTTGTAAACGCGGCCGAGGTCTGTGCAGTACGCACTGCTACGGCTCGACTTGGGGTCGGTGGTGAAGCCGATCTGGTTGTTACACACCACATGCACTGTGCCGCCCGTGTGCAGCTCACCAACTTCGCTAATGCACATCGTCTCAAAGGCTACGCCCTGGCCAGAAAAGGCGGCATCGCCGTGGATTTCGATTGGCAGCACCGTCTCGCGGCCCTTCTCACCCAAGGAAACCTGCATTGCCCGCGTGTAGCCCTGCACAAAGGGGTTGACAGCCTCAAGGTGAGACGGGTTGCACAGCATCTCAGTCTCCATCACCTTGCCAGAATGCAGCTTCAGCTGCGCGCGGCAGCCGAGGTGGTACTTCACATCCGATTGAATTTTGAATGGGAGCAGCTCCTGCCCCGTTACACCCACGAACTCCTTCAGGATGACTTCGAAGGGCTTGCCAATGACATGGCAGAGCACATTCAGGCGACCACGATGGGCCATGCCGAGGTTAATCGCTTGAATGCCAAACTCACATGACTTCTCCAGTAAGGCACGGAGGCCGACCACCATTGTCTCCGCCCCGTCACAGCCGAAGCGCTTCTGCGTCGAATACTTGCGCTTGAAGAAGTCCTCGAAGAACACAGCTGAGGCAACGGTGTCCCAGATGCGGAGCTTTTCCTCCCTGCTTATCAGCCGGTGCAGCGCGCTGGAGCTGTCTTTGAGCTCGATTTGGCTGCGAATGAAACGCTTCGCTTCGCCGTCTGTGAGGTGCACCAGCTCAAATCCAATCTGACCGCAGTAGTGCGCCGTCAGCAGCTCGTGGAGCTGGCGGATCATCATTGGAGGCGAGGAGGTATCATAGATGCCACCCATTTGATTCTGAAAGCCAACGCGCACCACGCGGTCAGCGTCCTTATCGCTAAAGCCAAAGTATGCGAGGTCAAGCCGCACCATCTCCTTGTATCGGCGCGAAGGCGTGCGCTCGGTGACGTCTGTTTCCATATAATTCAGAGGGTCTGTTTGCGCCATCAGATGACCCCGGTCTTCGAAGGCCTGAATCATCCGAGTGAGGCGCCCGCAATCGGCCAGAGATTGCTTCACTACCCCCTCGTCACTGCTTTCCACTGGGAGCACACAAATCGGTGTATCAAGCAGCGCGCGGTCATAGCTGCCAAGGTCGCTGCGGGAGAAGAGCTCAGCCCACGACGCGTCCACCGAGGCCGGGTCCTTCTTCCACTGCTGATACAGCTCCTCTAGGTACATGGCTGAGCTGCCGTTGAGGAAGCTGTCGTTGTCGTAGAGCAGTTGACGCTCTGGCATGGCGTCCGAGGCATGGTGGCGTCCCGCGATGAGAGTCGCCTGAGAGGCGCGCGGGAACGCAATCGCGGGGGTCACTGCAGACACGCAGTTTAACACGCCACGCGCAGACATCAATCGGCGCATCATTGTTGCT belongs to Leishmania braziliensis MHOM/BR/75/M2904 complete genome, chromosome 36 and includes:
- a CDS encoding putative 2-oxoglutarate dehydrogenase E1 component — protein: MMRRLMSARGVLNCVSAVTPAIAFPRASQATLIAGRHHASDAMPERQLLYDNDSFLNGSSAMYLEELYQQWKKDPASVDASWAELFSRSDLGSYDRALLDTPICVLPVESSDEGVVKQSLADCGRLTRMIQAFEDRGHLMAQTDPLNYMETDVTERTPSRRYKEMVRLDLAYFGFSDKDADRVVRVGFQNQMGGIYDTSSPPMMIRQLHELLTAHYCGQIGFELVHLTDGEAKRFIRSQIELKDSSSALHRLISREEKLRIWDTVASAVFFEDFFKRKYSTQKRFGCDGAETMVVGLRALLEKSCEFGIQAINLGMAHRGRLNVLCHVIGKPFEVILKEFVGVTGQELLPFKIQSDVKYHLGCRAQLKLHSGKVMETEMLCNPSHLEAVNPFVQGYTRAMQVSLGEKGRETVLPIEIHGDAAFSGQGVAFETMCISEVGELHTGGTVHVVCNNQIGFTTDPKSSRSSAYCTDLGRVYNCPILHVNGDYPEEVVRVFEFAAEYRARFSKSVVIDLVCYRRFGHNENDDPSITQPLMYERVRAMPDVFQRYSDALIAQGVVTPQQVTQKAIDEKARYGSYQDAAAHVNYAEYLKASIPAKWKNMKYSDELGSVTQQPTAITHETVNKVLKALKTYPEGFQLHPKLKTVLDRRNATIETGEGIEWGTAEALAFGSLLLEGHHVRVTGEDVERGTFAQRHAVVHDQSQVRSYIPLAHMSDMQGKMIINNSPLSEYGMLGYAAGYSLYDPTSLVIWEAQYGDFANGATIVFDQFLSAGESKWNQQQSCVVTLPHGYDGKGAEHSSGRLERFLQMSSEDVTTPAYSKEERAHRINWEITYPSTPAQYFHLLRRHQKRNFRKALIIFFSKQFLRAPNVSTLEELTSGEFQSVIPDPSVPGCQARRLVMCTGQIYHYLNKYRETKGVKDVALVRVEELSPFPVAEVQQLLAEYEKAELMWAQEEPRNMGSWAHVEPRIEEYTNGERELRYAGRCIAAAPSTGYKSKHDKEQEIICEMVFQ